A window of the Oncorhynchus clarkii lewisi isolate Uvic-CL-2024 unplaced genomic scaffold, UVic_Ocla_1.0 unplaced_contig_4239_pilon_pilon, whole genome shotgun sequence genome harbors these coding sequences:
- the LOC139396213 gene encoding ATP-binding cassette sub-family C member 3-like, which translates to MGYIMMSVLNRVKTVFALLLWIVCWADLFGTFHELHQGDTRPPIYFLTPLVVGITMLLATFLIQFERLRGVQSSGILFIFWFLSVLCAIVPFRSKILQAKSEIPDKLRFITFYLYFSLVVSQLILCCFNEKPPLFSNVDTDPNPCPQSTAGFLSTMTFWWFTSMAIKGYKNPLEAKDLWSLNKRDSSEEVVPKLLREWDLEQIKAHSAKDRSTQALYSKPPPAGESNHVGGENSPEEVEVLLSKKRTPKKPSFLRSLIKAFGPYFLIGSAFKLLQDLITFVNPQLLSLLISFTKQKEAPTWWGYALAFLMFFTAFLQTLILHQHFQYCFVTGMRLRTAIIGAIYRKSLIITNAAKRTSTVGEIVNLMSVDAQRFMDLTTFLNMLWSAPLQIILALYFLWQNLGPSVLAGVAVMILLIPLNAAIAVRTRAYQVEQMQYKDARIKLMNEILNGIKVLKLYAWENSFKEKVLEIRQKELNVLRKTAYLGALSTMAWTSAPFLVALMTFAVYVTVDKNNILDAEKAFVSLSLFNILRFPLNMLPQVISSVVQASVSLKRIQDFLSHEELDPESVDRNNTATDSSVTVVNGKFTWAKQDPPALHNINLMVPQGSLLAVVGHVGCGKSSLVSALLGEMEKLEGHISIRGSVAYVPQQAWIQNATLRDNILFGKAYNEQKYRSCLEACALTPDLEVLPGGDLTEIGEKGINLSGGQRQRVSLARALYNEADVYLLDDPLSAVDSHVAKHIFDHVIGPEGVLQGKTRILVTHGISFLPQVDNIMVMVEGRVSEMGSYQELLQQNGAFAEFLRNYSLEDIIEDEATVDLIDEEEDFPDDVLSNHTDMVDSEPVVEAKRKFIRQISVISGDLENPRSKSVRRRLCSERKHAEPDAEKKLPKVEKLIQAETTETGRVKSKVFWEYAKAVGPLLTLFICFLYGCQSAAAIGANVWLSQWTNDAAQNMTQENVSMRVGVYAALGITQGILVMVSSFTLAMGNIGAARKLHYALLDNKFHTPQSFFDTTPIGRVINRFSKDIYVIDEALPSTVLMFLGTFFSSLSTMIVIVASTPIFAVVIAPLTFIYVFVQRFYVATSRQLKRLESVTRSPIYSHFSETVTGSSVIRAYGRHDAFVLMSDMKVDDNQKSYYPGIVANRWLGVRIEFIGNCIVLFAALFAVIGKDKLNPGLVGLSVSYALLVTMSLNWMVRMTSDLESNIVAVERVKEYSETKIEAPWEVEDKKPSPDWPSQGKVEFLDYSVRYREGLDLVLKNLTLSVVGGEKIGIVGRTGAGKSSMTLCLFRLLEAAGGEITIDGVKISEIGLHDLRSKLTIIPQEPVLFSGSLRMNLDPFEKYNDGEVWKALELSHLNKFVSNQPAKLELECSEGGENLSVGQRQLVCLARALLRKTRILILDEATAAIDLETDDLIQSTIRTQFEDCTVFTIAHRLNTIMDYTRVLVLDKGQVAEFDTPSKLLSKRGIFYGMAKDAGLTQ; encoded by the exons gtATTTGCGTTGCTGTTGTGGATCGTGTGTTGGGCAGATCTCTTCGGCACCTTCCATGAGCTGCATCAGGGGGACACACGGCCGCCCATCTACTTCCTTACCCCGCTGGTGGTCGGCATTACCATG TTGCTAGCTACGTTTCTGATCCAGTTTGAGAGGTTGAGAGGGGTCCAGTCTTCAGGGAttctctttatattctggttccTGTCGGTGCTGTGTGCCATCGTGCCTTTCCGCTCCAAGATCCTACAGGCCAAG AGTGAGATTCCAGACAAGCTGCGTTTCATCACCTTCTATCTCTACTTCAGTCTGGTTGTATCACAGCTGATCCTCTGTTGCTTCAATGAGAAACCCCCCCTTTTCTCCAATGTCGACACAGACCCC AATCCTTGTCCTCAATCGACCGCTGGCTTCCTCTCCACAATGACCTTCTGGTGGTTCACTAG CATGGCGATCAAAGGCTATAAGAACCCTCTGGAAGCCAAAGACCTGTGGTCACTGAACAAGAGGGACAGCTCAGAGGAGGTTGTCCCCAAGCTGCTGAGAGAGTGGGACCTGGAGCAGATCAAGGCTcacag TGCTAAGGACCGGTCCACCCAGGCTCTGTACTCCAAGCCTCCGCCAGCGGGAGAGTCCAACCACGTAGGGGGGGAGAACAGTCCTgaggaggtggaggtgttgctgtccAAAAAGAGAACCCCCAAGAAGCCCTCCTTCCTCCGCTCCCTCATCAAGGCTTTTGGACCCTATTTCCTCATCGGATCTGCCTTTAAACTCCTACAGGACCTCATCACCTTCGTCAACCCACAGCTCCTCAG tTTATTGATCTCGTTCACGAAGCAGAAGGAAGCTCCCACCTGGTGGGGTTATGCCCTGGCATTCCTCATGTTCTTCACAGCCTTCCTCCAGACCCTCATCCTGCACCAACACTTCCAGTACTGCTTCGTCACCGGGATGAGGCTCCGCACCGCCATCATAGGAGCTATCTACAGGAAG TCTCTGATCATCACGAACGCGGCCAAGCGTACATCTACAGTGGGAGAGATAGTCAACCTGATGTCAGTGGACGCTCAGCGCTTCATGGATCTCACCACCTTTCTCAACATGCTGTGGTCCGCCCCACTTCAGATCATACTGGCGCTATACTTCCTGTGGCAG aacCTGGGTCCGTCAGTGCTGGCTGGTGTTGCTGTGATGATCCTCCTGATTCCTTTAAATGCTGCCATCGCTGTGaggacacgagcctaccag GTGGAGCAGATGCAGTACAAGGACGCTCGCATCAAACTGATGAACGAGATTCTGAACGGGATCAAAGTGTTGAAGCTGTACGCCTGGGAGAACTCCTTTAAAGAGAAGGTTCTGGAGATCAGACAGAAAGAGCTCAATGTGCTCCGCAAGACGGCCTACCTCGGTGCTCTGTCTACCATGGCCTGGACCAGCGCACCATTCCTA GTTGCCTTGATGACGTTTGCAGTGTACGTGACAGTGgataaaaataacattttagaTGCGGAGAAAGCCTttgtgtctttgtctctgtttaaCATCTTACGGTTCCCTCTCAATATGCTGCCCCAAGTCATCAGTAGCGTTGTACAG GCCAGCGTGTCTCTGAAGCGTATCCAGGACTTCCTGAGTCATGAAGAGCTGGACCCAGAGTCTGTGGACAGGAATAACACAGCCACAG ATAGCTCAGTGACTGTTGTCAATGGGAAGTTCACCTGGGCAAAACAAGATCCTCCTGCTCTGCACAA TATAAACCTGATGGTGCCGCAGGGCTCTCTGCTAGCGGTGGTTGGACATGTAGGCTGTGGGAAGTCTTCCCTGGTGTCAGCTCtactgggagagatggagaaactgGAGGGACACATCTCCATACGG ggtTCGGTGGCCTACGTCCCCCAGCAGGCCTGGATCCAGAACGCCACTCTGAGAGACAACATCCTATTTGGCAAGGCCTACAACGAGCAGAAGTACCGCTCTTGTCTGGAGGCTTgcgccctgacccctgacctggaAGTACTACCTGGAGGAGACCTGACCGAGATTGGAGAGAAG ggTATCAACCTGTCTGGTGgccagagacagagggtgagtcTGGCCAGAGCTCTGTACAACGAGGCAGATGTCTACCTGCTGGATGACCCTCTGTCTGCCGTGGACTCCCACGTGGCCAAACACATCTTCGACCATGTCATTGGCCCAGAGGGGGTGCTGCAGGGCAAG ACACGTATCTTGGTGACACACGGCATCAGCTTCCTGCCGCAGGTGGACAACATAATGGTGATGGTGGAGGGCAGAGTGTCGGAGATGGGTTCATACCAGGAGCTGCTCCAACAGAACGGAGCTTTCGCTGAGTTCCTCAGAAACTATTCCCTGGAGGACATCATAGAGGACGAGGCAACAG TGGATTTGATTGATGAAGAAGAGGACTTCCCTGATGACGTCCTTAGCAACCATACAGACATGGTGGACAGTGAACCAGTGGTCGAGGCAAAGAGGAAGTTCATAAG gCAGATCAGCGTCATCTCAGGGGACCTGGAGAACCCAAGGAGCAAGTCTGTCCGGAGACGTCTGTGCAGCGAGAGGAAGCACGCTGAGCCTGACGCAGAGAAGAAACTACCCAAGGTGGAGAAACTTATCCAGGCAGAGACCACTGAGACGGGCAGA GTGAAGAGCAAGGTGTTCTGGGAGTACGCCAAGGCAGTAGGGCCTCTGCTGACCCTCTTCATCTGTTTCCTGTACGGCTGTCAGAGCGCCGCTGCCATCGGAGCCAACGTCTGGCTGAGTCAGTGGACCAATGACGCGGCTCAGAACATGACTCAGGAGAATGTCAGCATGAGGGTAGGGGTGTATGCTGCTCTGGGCATAACACAAG gcaTCCTGGTCATGGTCTCCTCCTTCACCCTGGCCATGGGGAACATCGGAGCAGCCAGGAAGCTCCACTATGCCCTCCTGGACAACAAGTTTCACACCCCTCAGTCTTTCTTTGACACCACCCCCATAGGCAGGGTCATCAACCGCTTCTCGAAGGACATCTACGTCATCGACGAGGCACTGCCCTCCACCGTTCTCATGTTCCTCGGgaccttcttctcctctctctccaccatgaTAGTCATAGTGGCCAGCACACCCATCTTCGCCGTGGTCATAGCTCCCCTGACTTTCATCTACGTCTTCGTCCAG AGATTTTATGTGGCCACGTCTCGGCAGTTAAAGCGTCTGGAGTCGGTCACCAGATCTCCCATATACTCCCATTTCTCTGAGACCGTCACCGGCTCTAGTGTCATCAGAGCCTATGGCAGACACGATGCCTTTGTTCTAATGAGTGACATGAAGGTGGATGACAACCAAAAGAGTTACTACCCTGGTATAGTGGCCAACAG gtggttaGGGGTGCGTATAGAGTTCATTGGGAACTGCATCGTACTGTTTGCTGCTCTGTTTGCTGTGATCGGGAAAGACAAGCTCAACCCTGGACTGGTGGGACTCTCTGTGTCCTACGCTCTACTG GTGACCATGTCACTGAACTGGATGGTGAGGATGACGTCAGATCTGGAGAGCAACATCGTAGCCGTGGAGAGAGTCAAGGAGTACTCTGAGACCAAAATTGAG GCCCCATGGGAGGTGGAAGACAAGAAGCCTTCCCCTGATTGGCCATCCCAGGGGAAGGTAGAGTTCCTTGACTACAgtgtgaggtacagagagggACTAGACCTGGTCCTCAAGAACCTCACCCTCAGCGTCGTtggaggagagaag ATAGGTATCGTGGGTCGTACTGGGGCTGGTAAGTCCTCTATGACACTGTGCCTGTTTCGGCTGTTGGAGGCGGCAGGGGGAGAGATCACCATCGACGGGGTCAAGATATCGGAGATAGGGCTGCATGACCTGAGGTCGAAACTCACCATCAtaccacag GAACCAGTGCTGTTCTCAGGCAGTCTGAGGATGAACCTGGACCCCTTTGAGAAGTACAATGACGGGGAGGTGTGGAAAGCTCTGGAGCTGTCCCACCTCAACAAGTTTGTCAGCAACCAGCCGGCTAAATTGGAGCTGGAGTgttcagagggaggagagaacctCAG tgtgggCCAGAGGCAGCTGGTGTGTTTAGCCAGGGCTCTACTGAGGAAGACGAGGATCCTGATCCTGGATGAAGCTACAGCAGCCATCGACCTAGAGACCGACGACCTCATCCAGTCAACCATCAGGACACAGTTTGAGGACTGCACCGTCTTCACCATAGCTCACAGACTCAACACCATCATGGACTACACTAG AGTGCTTGTGTTGGACAAGGGACAAGTAGCTGAATTTGACACTCCTTCAAAACTTTTATCCAAGAGAGGAATCTTCTATGGAATGGCTAAAGATGCTGGACTGACACAATAG